The following nucleotide sequence is from bacterium.
GCTGAGCGCGAGCTGGGCGCCCTCGGCGGGGCCGCCGCGGGCGGCCTCGGCGAAGGCGAGGGCGAGCGCCTCGGGCACGATGCCGCGCCGGGCGCCGGCCTCCAGTTCGACCCGCTCGATGCGCAGCGCGCCCTGGGCCGCGGCCAGCGCGTTCAGCTCGTCGAGCAGAGCGAGTGCGATGCTCAGTTCGTGCACGGCGCTCCTCAGCAGATGCGGGGCAGGTCTTCGCCGTAGGGCCGGCTGATCAGGCGGCGGCCGCCGCCGCGCGTGAGCAGCTCGGCCAGGGGCGGCGCCGCCGGCCGCAGGCGGCCGATCAAGGCCGCGCGGGCGCCCAGCGGGTGCGCTCGCAGCGCGGCGAGCGCGGCCGGCGCGGCCGCCGGCGAGACCACCGCCACCAGCTTGCCCTCGTTGGCCACGGCGAGAGGATCGAGCCCGAGCAGCTCGGCCGTCGCCCGCGCCACCGGCAGGATGGGGATCGCCCGCTCGTCCAGCTCGACGCCGACGCCGCTGGCCGCCGCGAGGTCGCAGACGAGGCCGGCGAGCCCTCCCCGCGTCGGATCGCGCAGGAACTTCAGCTCCTCGCCGCAGGCGCCGACGAGCGCCGCGACGAGACTGTCCAGGGCCGCGACGTCGCTGGTCAGGTCGGTCGCGAACTCGAGGTGCTCGCGCACGGAGAGCACGGCCAGGCCGTGCTCGGCAATGCCGCCATTGATCAGGATCAGGTCCCCCGCCGACACGCGCTCCGCGCCCAGCCGCGCGCCGGGCAAGAGCTCGCCCAGGCCCGTCGTGTTGATGAGCAGGCCGCCCGCGCCGCGCCGCTCGATCACCTTCGTGTCGCCCGTCGCCACCGGCACGCCGGCCGCGGCCGCGGCGGCGGCAATCGAGTCGAGGATGCGGTCGAGGGTGGCGAGCGCCAGCCCCTCCTCGAGGATGAGCCCGAGGCTGAGGGCCAGCGGACGCGCGCCCATCATCGCCAGGTCGTTGAGCGTGCCGCAGACGGCAAGGCGGCCGATGTCGCCGCCCGGGAAGATCAGCGGCTGGACGACGAAGGAGTCGGTCGTCAGGCAGAGGGGGCCGCTCGTCGCGGGCAGCAGCGCGCCGTCCGTGAGCGGCGCGAGCAGGGGATTGCCGAGCCGCGGCAGGATGTGCTCCGCGATCAGGCGCTGCGTCAACTCGCCGCCGCCGCCGTGGGCCAGCACGATGTGATCGGCTTCGCGCATGCCGCTCCTAGTCCGGGGTAGCGCCCAGGCGACCGTAGCGATGCCAGGCCGCGCAGCTCCCCTCGCTGCTCACCATGCAGGGGCCGATGGGCGCGAGCGGCGTGCAGCCCGTGCCGAAGAGCGCGCAGTCGGGCGGGTGCACCTTGCCCTGGATCACCTCGCCGCAGAGGCAACCGGGCGGCTGCACGTCCGGGCCGAAGGCGACCCCGAAGCGCTCGCGGGCATCGAAG
It contains:
- a CDS encoding hydrogenase maturation nickel metallochaperone HypA, translating into MLRSAVHELSIALALLDELNALAAAQGALRIERVELEAGARRGIVPEALALAFAEAARGGPAEGAQLALSVLPTRARCRHCGLEFAPAVDDYGCARCGLADVDILSGDEVLLRRVTCVLAEDAAPERAEEV
- the hypE gene encoding hydrogenase expression/formation protein HypE produces the protein MREADHIVLAHGGGGELTQRLIAEHILPRLGNPLLAPLTDGALLPATSGPLCLTTDSFVVQPLIFPGGDIGRLAVCGTLNDLAMMGARPLALSLGLILEEGLALATLDRILDSIAAAAAAAGVPVATGDTKVIERRGAGGLLINTTGLGELLPGARLGAERVSAGDLILINGGIAEHGLAVLSVREHLEFATDLTSDVAALDSLVAALVGACGEELKFLRDPTRGGLAGLVCDLAAASGVGVELDERAIPILPVARATAELLGLDPLAVANEGKLVAVVSPAAAPAALAALRAHPLGARAALIGRLRPAAPPLAELLTRGGGRRLISRPYGEDLPRIC